In Desulfuribacillus stibiiarsenatis, one genomic interval encodes:
- a CDS encoding helix-turn-helix transcriptional regulator — MKENMYKIATVLADRTRYSIYDFVCSTHDGISVQDVAQEFSIHANVARLHLGKLEDSGLIQSLFDKKEKKGGRPNKLYRISNETISFHFPYRDFSLLTTLAMKTLSSLGPYAWKAFIAQNYQHGRDHGLHARNRQNITVDSSTDQIIAGIKITLSELGLNPVIELNEEGYIIFNIRNCTFKDSIDIFPEILCKAHQKLLQGLFESYFEHLRFEPVKTLQDFNNCSFCHYRIQLVPSDSDTNIPNDDPEADYHI, encoded by the coding sequence ATGAAAGAAAATATGTATAAAATTGCAACGGTTTTAGCAGACCGCACTCGTTACTCGATTTATGACTTTGTTTGCTCTACCCATGACGGTATATCCGTCCAAGACGTCGCTCAAGAATTTTCAATTCATGCGAATGTGGCGAGATTACATTTAGGCAAGCTAGAAGATTCCGGACTCATTCAATCTCTTTTTGACAAAAAAGAAAAAAAGGGCGGACGCCCTAATAAACTGTATCGTATTAGTAATGAAACTATATCGTTTCATTTTCCATACCGCGATTTTTCGTTATTAACTACCCTTGCAATGAAGACTTTATCAAGTCTTGGGCCGTACGCCTGGAAGGCGTTTATTGCGCAAAATTATCAACATGGCAGAGATCATGGTCTACATGCACGGAATCGCCAAAACATAACGGTTGATTCATCAACAGACCAGATTATTGCTGGCATTAAAATTACGTTAAGTGAACTTGGGCTCAACCCAGTGATTGAGCTAAATGAAGAAGGATACATTATTTTTAACATCCGTAATTGCACCTTTAAAGATTCTATAGATATCTTTCCAGAAATATTATGCAAGGCCCATCAAAAATTGCTTCAAGGGCTGTTCGAATCGTATTTTGAGCATTTACGATTTGAACCAGTGAAAACCTTGCAGGACTTTAATAACTGTAGCTTCTGCCATTATCGCATTCAATTAGTACCATCTGACTCAGACACGAACATTCCCAATGATGACCCAGAAGCGGACTATCACATTTAA
- a CDS encoding cation diffusion facilitator family transporter, with product MGNVGEDLEKEERYRLGKKATYIGIIGNVILTIFKAIIGFISGSMAMVADAFHSLSDVLGSVIVLWGLKLAQKPADANHHYGHGKAESVVAKLIAFLLFLTGLGVAYAAYTTLIQPVIEIPQKAALWAAGISIISKEAMYRYTMNVANKIGSSAIKADAWHHRTDALSSVAALIGIGGALLGYPILDPVAGIIVAIMIGYAAIEIYWTATKELMDEAPSSEILDKIKEVALTVEGVYTVQDVKGRFNGPRIFIDMKICVNKDLTVEVGHQIAGKAKHQILTEMKDVEDVLIHVNPCEHTSKPT from the coding sequence ATGGGAAATGTGGGTGAGGATTTGGAAAAGGAAGAACGCTATAGGTTAGGTAAAAAAGCGACGTATATAGGAATTATAGGGAACGTAATATTGACGATTTTTAAGGCAATTATAGGATTTATATCTGGTAGTATGGCAATGGTTGCCGATGCATTCCATTCATTATCTGATGTATTAGGTTCTGTCATAGTCTTATGGGGTCTTAAGTTAGCACAAAAACCTGCAGATGCAAATCACCATTATGGTCATGGAAAAGCAGAATCTGTGGTAGCAAAGTTAATTGCGTTCCTGTTATTTCTTACAGGGTTGGGAGTTGCATATGCAGCCTATACTACTTTAATTCAGCCAGTTATTGAGATACCACAAAAAGCAGCCCTTTGGGCAGCTGGTATATCCATTATTTCTAAAGAAGCGATGTATCGTTATACGATGAATGTTGCGAACAAGATTGGAAGTTCTGCCATAAAAGCTGATGCATGGCATCATCGTACGGACGCGTTATCGTCGGTGGCTGCACTTATAGGGATAGGTGGGGCATTGCTTGGCTATCCAATATTGGACCCTGTTGCCGGTATCATTGTAGCAATCATGATTGGTTATGCTGCTATTGAAATATATTGGACTGCTACTAAGGAGCTTATGGATGAAGCGCCATCGTCGGAGATCTTAGACAAGATCAAAGAAGTTGCGTTAACTGTGGAAGGAGTATATACGGTACAGGATGTGAAAGGGAGATTTAATGGCCCGCGGATCTTTATTGATATGAAAATATGTGTCAATAAGGATCTGACAGTTGAAGTTGGTCACCAAATTGCTGGGAAAGCCAAACATCAGATCCTTACTGAAATGAAGGATGTAGAAGATGTATTAATCCATGTCAACCCTTGTGAGCATACATCGAAACCGACTTGA
- a CDS encoding class I SAM-dependent methyltransferase — MGNEQLIHIIKNRINQEGPISFKDFMDMCLYYPKLGYYQADRERTGKQGDFYTSANVSPIFGEVIASYIKKLWERLECPKNFKIVEFGAGKGQLAHAILGVLSNEQELYASLQYYIIDASESFRHMQQQLLQGYPVKWVNSLEEIDNVVGCILSNELFDAFPVHIVQMIDNQLHEKFVTYNPLNREFEFQLKAASIELCEFFNEQKVILINHQEAEVNLQAKQWIQQSAKYLNGGDIITIDYGYTADEIYAPARMTGTLQCYNKHQVSDNTLVRIGLQDITSHVNFSQLIQWGEVEGLQTVSYQTQHEFLMQNGILDKLSQNLSSNPFDPIFKRNNAIKQLIMPGGMGDTFKVLIQRK, encoded by the coding sequence ATGGGAAACGAGCAGTTAATTCATATTATCAAAAATCGCATCAATCAAGAGGGTCCAATTTCTTTTAAAGACTTCATGGATATGTGTTTATATTACCCGAAACTTGGATATTACCAAGCAGATCGTGAAAGAACTGGCAAACAAGGTGATTTTTATACATCGGCGAATGTATCTCCGATCTTTGGAGAGGTAATAGCAAGTTATATTAAGAAACTTTGGGAACGTTTAGAATGCCCGAAAAACTTCAAGATTGTCGAGTTCGGTGCAGGCAAGGGACAACTAGCACACGCAATATTGGGTGTGCTTTCTAACGAACAAGAGCTATACGCAAGTCTGCAGTACTATATCATTGATGCAAGCGAAAGCTTTCGACACATGCAACAGCAGTTATTGCAGGGTTATCCAGTAAAATGGGTGAATAGTCTAGAAGAGATTGATAATGTTGTTGGTTGCATTCTTTCGAATGAGTTATTCGATGCATTTCCTGTGCATATAGTACAAATGATAGATAATCAATTGCATGAAAAGTTTGTTACTTATAATCCTCTGAATCGGGAGTTTGAATTTCAGTTAAAAGCAGCAAGTATTGAATTATGTGAATTTTTTAATGAACAAAAAGTTATCCTAATCAATCATCAAGAAGCAGAAGTGAATCTGCAAGCAAAGCAATGGATACAACAATCGGCGAAATATCTAAATGGTGGAGATATAATAACGATTGACTATGGATATACAGCAGATGAAATTTATGCTCCCGCACGAATGACGGGAACTCTTCAATGCTACAATAAGCATCAAGTATCCGATAATACCTTAGTACGTATCGGTTTGCAAGATATCACAAGCCATGTCAATTTCTCACAGCTTATACAGTGGGGTGAGGTGGAGGGGTTACAAACAGTTTCGTATCAGACACAGCATGAGTTTTTAATGCAAAATGGCATTTTGGATAAACTGAGCCAAAATCTTTCAAGCAATCCATTTGATCCAATTTTCAAAAGGAATAATGCAATAAAGCAGCTAATTATGCCTGGTGGAATGGGAGATACTTTTAAGGTTTTAATTCAGAGAAAATAA
- a CDS encoding DUF2614 family zinc ribbon-containing protein, with protein MARSKLLQIRSKSFIWLVVGIGFLYLYFIFKIAKIFALIGVLAMGISFFMFSRAGHFAAKAKEIDCPECGRIIRVVSRADACSHCRAPLIDEGNGIYKSVKPKK; from the coding sequence ATGGCTCGATCAAAATTATTACAAATCCGATCCAAAAGCTTTATATGGTTAGTCGTTGGTATCGGCTTTTTATATCTATACTTTATCTTCAAAATCGCGAAAATCTTTGCGCTCATTGGTGTCCTAGCTATGGGAATCAGTTTTTTCATGTTTAGTAGAGCAGGTCATTTTGCTGCAAAAGCAAAAGAAATAGACTGCCCAGAATGTGGACGTATAATTAGGGTTGTTTCTAGAGCAGATGCTTGTAGCCACTGTCGTGCCCCACTGATTGACGAGGGGAACGGAATTTATAAAAGTGTAAAGCCTAAAAAATAA
- a CDS encoding glycosyl hydrolase family 18 protein, with protein METAIHTEDYSLHRKSPKRKSIKSIIITVITIVGCLLFGVYAWLFLVPNATQIQTYSLENATLILDNELIHSAQSEGKVIEIIENQAYLSYDFVKSNFDPYIHWDETNQLLIMTTETVVLEMKTDQLTAFMNDQSIALEVPVTVVDNEPFLPIEFFAKYYKIMTQYYPETNTLIIDSIGIPVQRGVVGKDESKIRLDANVKEPIVAHISKDTKLYILGEKGSWYKVRTEEGIFGFGLKSDIQLAGIKIHEAIKEERKLAWKPLGGRINLTWEHVHRVTPDPKDLPVMPGVNVISPTWFHLKDAQGNVSGEKASKEYVKWAHDRGYQVWALYSNQFDPELTKDFLRNPEARKRSIQQILGYAEMYQLDGINIDFENVYLENKDLLTQYVRELAPYLREQGLVVSIDVTIISQSPNWSMVYDRKAFADTVDYVMVMTYDEHWGSSPVAGSVASLPWVEKGLQGVLNEVPKHKLVLGVPFYTRVWKEEMQSDGKIKVSSSAVSMQRAWDIVEEQKAEVQFDALTMQFYAEYSIGKDRYRIWLETPESMQERIKLVRKYDLAGVASWRRGFEVPEIWETIETFLLKQPAELVLEN; from the coding sequence ATGGAAACAGCGATTCATACAGAAGATTACTCATTGCATAGGAAATCTCCTAAGAGAAAATCCATCAAAAGCATCATCATTACCGTGATTACAATTGTCGGATGTTTGCTGTTTGGGGTATATGCGTGGCTGTTCTTAGTGCCAAATGCTACTCAAATACAAACGTATTCCTTGGAGAATGCAACATTGATTCTAGATAATGAGTTAATTCATTCCGCACAGTCGGAAGGGAAAGTAATAGAAATTATTGAGAATCAAGCGTATCTTTCCTATGATTTTGTGAAATCAAACTTTGACCCGTATATTCATTGGGATGAAACCAATCAGTTATTAATTATGACGACAGAAACCGTTGTATTGGAAATGAAGACGGATCAATTAACGGCGTTTATGAACGACCAATCAATTGCCTTAGAGGTGCCGGTTACAGTCGTAGACAATGAACCTTTCCTGCCGATAGAGTTCTTCGCTAAGTACTATAAGATTATGACGCAATATTATCCCGAGACCAATACCCTAATCATCGATAGCATCGGAATTCCAGTGCAAAGAGGGGTTGTAGGCAAAGACGAAAGCAAGATTCGTCTTGATGCGAATGTCAAAGAACCAATTGTAGCACATATCAGCAAGGACACGAAACTATATATTTTAGGGGAAAAAGGCTCTTGGTATAAAGTACGTACCGAAGAAGGGATTTTTGGTTTTGGGTTAAAATCCGATATTCAGCTTGCGGGAATTAAAATTCATGAAGCGATAAAAGAAGAAAGAAAATTAGCTTGGAAACCCCTTGGTGGCAGAATCAATTTAACCTGGGAACATGTCCATAGAGTTACGCCAGACCCTAAAGATTTACCCGTGATGCCAGGCGTCAATGTCATTTCGCCTACGTGGTTTCATTTGAAAGACGCTCAAGGCAATGTCAGCGGCGAAAAGGCAAGCAAGGAGTATGTGAAATGGGCCCATGACCGCGGATATCAAGTGTGGGCACTTTATAGTAATCAGTTTGATCCAGAATTAACAAAGGACTTCCTGCGCAATCCAGAGGCTAGGAAACGGTCCATTCAACAGATTCTTGGCTATGCAGAGATGTATCAATTAGATGGGATTAACATTGATTTTGAAAACGTGTACCTAGAGAATAAGGATTTATTAACCCAATACGTGCGAGAGCTTGCTCCGTATCTACGGGAACAAGGGTTAGTGGTATCCATCGATGTCACGATTATATCGCAAAGCCCGAATTGGTCTATGGTATATGATCGCAAAGCCTTTGCAGACACTGTCGATTATGTCATGGTCATGACGTATGATGAGCATTGGGGTTCCAGTCCTGTTGCTGGTTCTGTAGCTTCATTACCGTGGGTAGAAAAGGGGCTTCAGGGAGTACTGAATGAAGTGCCGAAGCACAAATTAGTACTTGGAGTGCCGTTCTATACAAGGGTATGGAAAGAAGAAATGCAAAGTGATGGTAAAATAAAAGTATCCTCTAGTGCTGTGTCGATGCAGCGTGCGTGGGATATCGTAGAAGAACAAAAGGCGGAAGTGCAATTCGATGCTCTGACTATGCAATTCTATGCAGAGTATTCGATTGGGAAAGATCGCTACCGCATCTGGCTTGAGACACCGGAATCGATGCAGGAACGAATCAAGTTGGTGCGTAAATATGATTTAGCAGGTGTGGCATCGTGGAGGCGAGGTTTCGAAGTTCCAGAAATATGGGAGACAATTGAAACGTTTCTTCTGAAACAGCCAGCAGAATTAGTTCTTGAGAATTAA
- a CDS encoding RNA degradosome polyphosphate kinase — protein MEGNKQALINQEIDLDSIQYYINREQSWLAFNERVLEEAKDDSNPTLERGKFLAISASNLDEFFMVRVAHIKDQVKSGIATPENKTMLTPRKQIKAINIQAHAFVQKQYEIWNQRLVPAFQAEGIEILSANQLNEQQLCFIKDYFFNQIYPTLTPLAVDSSRPFPMLMNKSVNLAVVLESELFAVVQVPGGVLPRFIELPWDDEEESKFILLEDIIREFVEHLFFGNRIVSVSTFRITRNADINFDEESASDLLEEIEKEVKKRSRGSAVRLEIQSGCDPYVEEFLRDALEIHEKDVYIVDGPIDFTFLMKFSNLEGYDNLRYEDLPPQPPQDFIGETDIFAAISKKDIMVHHPYESFEPVILMMKQAAEDPNVLAIKQTLYRVSGVSPIIKYLMKAAENGKQVTVVVELKARFDEENNIGWAKKLEEAGCHVIYGLVGYKIHCKLLLVVRQERNRIKRYVHLSTGNYNESTAKLYTDYGLFTANEDIGVDASAIFNHLSGYMRAPMWRQISAAPLGMRDKFIGLIENEIQHAMAGRPAKIIAKMNSLTDKEIIKALFTASMAGVKIELIIRGICCLRPGVPGVSENIRVRSIVGRFLEHSRVFYFYNNGEESIYLASADWMTRNLSRRVETMFPILETDLKERVKDVLCVQLQDNMKARLLASDGVYKKQANEEMKLNAQLFLYHKAVKSAKKQGPYFYKIRTNVLNTERCE, from the coding sequence ATGGAAGGCAATAAGCAGGCGCTAATCAATCAAGAAATAGATTTAGATTCCATTCAGTACTATATAAATAGAGAACAAAGTTGGCTAGCATTTAATGAGCGAGTCCTAGAAGAAGCTAAGGATGATTCAAACCCGACATTAGAACGGGGTAAATTCTTAGCGATTTCCGCTTCAAACTTGGATGAATTCTTCATGGTGCGTGTGGCCCACATTAAAGACCAAGTTAAGTCAGGAATCGCGACACCTGAGAATAAGACGATGCTTACCCCAAGGAAACAGATTAAGGCAATTAACATACAAGCGCATGCATTTGTGCAGAAGCAGTATGAAATTTGGAATCAACGTCTTGTGCCTGCTTTTCAAGCGGAGGGAATAGAAATTCTTTCAGCGAACCAACTCAATGAACAACAGTTATGTTTTATTAAAGACTATTTCTTCAACCAAATTTATCCTACTTTAACACCGCTAGCGGTGGATTCCAGTAGGCCTTTTCCAATGCTCATGAATAAATCGGTGAATTTAGCAGTTGTACTAGAATCTGAATTATTTGCTGTTGTTCAGGTGCCAGGAGGGGTACTACCGCGCTTTATCGAACTTCCTTGGGATGATGAGGAAGAATCTAAATTTATATTGCTAGAAGATATAATCCGTGAGTTTGTTGAGCATTTATTTTTCGGTAACCGTATTGTGTCTGTATCTACGTTTCGTATTACGCGTAACGCGGATATTAACTTTGATGAAGAATCAGCGAGTGACTTGCTGGAAGAAATCGAGAAGGAAGTTAAGAAGAGAAGTCGAGGTTCTGCCGTTCGTTTAGAGATTCAATCAGGCTGTGACCCGTATGTCGAAGAGTTCCTTCGAGATGCCCTAGAAATCCACGAAAAAGATGTCTATATTGTAGATGGCCCAATTGACTTTACATTTCTAATGAAATTCTCGAATCTAGAAGGCTATGATAATTTGCGTTACGAGGATTTGCCACCGCAACCGCCGCAAGACTTTATTGGAGAAACAGATATTTTTGCAGCGATTTCGAAGAAAGACATCATGGTCCATCATCCTTATGAAAGTTTTGAACCTGTCATACTGATGATGAAGCAAGCAGCAGAGGACCCAAATGTCCTTGCGATTAAGCAGACCCTGTATCGTGTCAGTGGCGTATCACCAATCATTAAATATTTAATGAAAGCGGCCGAGAATGGGAAGCAGGTCACGGTCGTTGTAGAGCTTAAGGCTCGTTTTGACGAAGAGAATAATATAGGATGGGCGAAGAAGCTTGAAGAAGCAGGATGCCACGTTATTTACGGGTTAGTAGGTTACAAGATTCACTGTAAGTTGTTGTTGGTTGTTCGACAAGAACGCAACCGGATCAAACGCTATGTGCATTTAAGTACAGGCAATTATAATGAATCGACAGCGAAACTCTACACAGACTACGGACTGTTTACTGCCAATGAAGATATTGGGGTAGACGCTTCCGCAATCTTTAATCACTTGTCAGGGTATATGAGAGCACCGATGTGGCGCCAGATTAGCGCAGCACCATTAGGGATGCGAGACAAGTTTATTGGCTTGATTGAAAATGAAATCCAGCATGCAATGGCTGGACGCCCTGCAAAAATCATTGCGAAAATGAACTCTTTAACGGATAAAGAAATCATTAAAGCACTATTCACTGCTTCGATGGCAGGGGTCAAGATTGAACTAATAATCCGAGGTATATGCTGCTTGCGTCCAGGTGTGCCAGGGGTGAGTGAAAACATCCGCGTACGAAGCATTGTCGGACGGTTCTTAGAGCATAGTCGAGTCTTTTATTTCTATAATAATGGCGAAGAGAGTATCTACTTAGCTAGTGCGGACTGGATGACACGCAATCTAAGCCGCCGTGTAGAGACAATGTTTCCGATTTTAGAAACAGACTTAAAGGAGCGCGTCAAAGACGTCCTGTGTGTGCAACTACAGGATAATATGAAAGCGCGTTTATTAGCATCGGATGGTGTGTACAAAAAACAAGCGAACGAAGAAATGAAACTGAATGCGCAATTATTCTTATACCATAAGGCTGTCAAATCAGCCAAAAAACAAGGGCCATACTTTTATAAAATACGTACGAATGTTTTAAACACGGAGCGATGTGAGTAA
- a CDS encoding Ppx/GppA phosphatase family protein codes for MKEKNVAIIDMGSNSVRLVIYYINDRGAVYKLDDLKNSIRLSSHFDVDGSINEIGRKLTIQSLKQFKQLCDSREVTSIRGVATAALRQAKNQKEILQEIHKETGITFEILSGQEEARYGYLAVRSSMDIDEAIIVDIGGGSTEISYMKSRKLINSISLPYGAVNMTEKYFKGFDVVSRQDVAPLLLEVFSQLERIPWLKNLKCPVIGLGGTARSLASIHQAKRRYSFNSIHNYKMDAYDIELIFHYLRRTPLQARKNIEGLSSGREDIIVAGVSIYKAIMEYVDIEEFYVSTQGIRDGICHEIVMKEADVSLDEDIVSMHMKRFAHYYKINVDHAEHVMQISVMLFRQLAEKGAIKYSEKEARLLAIAAYLHDIGRSINVYHTHNHTFYLLSNVNLPGLTHKERLLVALVASFKKPHILRERIQQFNDIVNEDDEFMIRQLGFILLIARALDRTASKQVEEIQVLQEETGLVIVCHVNRKRIIETDLAAELVKKSKKFFGMEISLRPIKKLKKLLR; via the coding sequence TTGAAGGAAAAAAATGTAGCAATCATTGATATGGGATCAAACTCTGTACGCTTGGTCATTTACTACATTAACGATAGAGGAGCAGTCTACAAGCTAGATGACTTGAAGAATAGTATTCGGCTCAGCAGCCACTTTGATGTGGATGGATCAATCAATGAGATTGGTAGAAAATTAACGATTCAATCATTAAAGCAATTTAAACAGCTATGCGATTCTAGGGAAGTAACTTCGATTCGTGGGGTGGCGACAGCAGCACTACGTCAAGCGAAAAATCAAAAGGAAATTCTCCAAGAAATCCACAAAGAGACAGGGATTACATTCGAGATACTATCGGGTCAAGAAGAAGCGCGCTATGGGTATTTAGCAGTGCGCTCCAGTATGGATATCGATGAAGCAATCATCGTAGATATTGGTGGGGGTAGTACGGAAATCTCCTATATGAAAAGTCGTAAGTTAATCAATAGCATTAGCTTACCGTATGGCGCAGTCAATATGACGGAAAAATATTTTAAAGGGTTCGATGTTGTATCTAGACAAGATGTAGCACCACTACTACTAGAGGTTTTCTCTCAATTAGAAAGAATCCCATGGTTGAAGAATCTCAAATGTCCTGTTATTGGCTTAGGAGGTACTGCTCGATCGCTAGCAAGTATCCATCAGGCGAAACGTCGTTACTCATTCAATAGTATACATAATTATAAAATGGATGCTTATGATATAGAGTTGATTTTCCATTACTTACGCCGAACACCACTACAAGCACGGAAAAATATTGAGGGCTTATCCAGTGGGAGAGAGGATATTATTGTTGCTGGAGTTAGCATTTACAAGGCAATTATGGAATACGTTGATATTGAAGAATTCTATGTGAGTACGCAAGGTATCCGTGATGGAATCTGTCATGAAATAGTCATGAAAGAAGCTGACGTATCCCTTGATGAAGATATTGTCAGCATGCACATGAAGCGCTTTGCCCATTATTATAAGATTAATGTGGATCACGCTGAGCATGTCATGCAAATATCTGTCATGCTATTCCGGCAGTTAGCGGAAAAAGGGGCAATAAAGTATTCGGAAAAGGAAGCAAGGCTACTAGCTATTGCTGCCTATCTTCACGATATCGGAAGATCGATTAACGTCTACCACACGCATAATCATACGTTCTACTTGCTTAGTAATGTCAACCTACCAGGCTTAACCCATAAGGAGCGGCTACTTGTGGCTTTGGTCGCATCTTTTAAGAAACCGCACATTCTAAGAGAACGAATTCAGCAATTTAATGATATAGTCAATGAAGATGATGAATTCATGATTCGACAGCTTGGGTTTATCCTTTTGATTGCAAGGGCATTAGACCGTACGGCAAGTAAACAAGTGGAAGAAATACAAGTACTTCAAGAAGAAACGGGCCTGGTAATAGTCTGTCATGTCAATCGAAAAAGGATTATTGAAACAGACCTAGCAGCGGAGCTAGTGAAAAAATCGAAGAAGTTTTTCGGCATGGAAATTTCTTTACGACCGATAAAAAAGTTAAAAAAGCTATTGAGGTGA
- the nth gene encoding endonuclease III, whose protein sequence is MEQKVKKKNRKRVTKKIAAEMLEVLTIMYPDAKCELNHSNAFELLIATILSAQCTDKRVNEITENLFQKYKAPSDYLHVSEEQIAQDIYGLGLYKNKSKAIKKTAAILEEVHGGQVPGKREDLEQLPGVGRKTANVVLSNAFGVPAIAVDTHVFRVANRLGLAASEDVLETEKQLMTIIPKEQWSQAHHQIIFHGRRICLARNPKCSECQLQHVCREFV, encoded by the coding sequence GTGGAGCAAAAAGTGAAGAAGAAAAACAGAAAACGAGTCACGAAGAAAATAGCAGCGGAAATGCTAGAAGTATTGACAATAATGTATCCTGATGCAAAATGCGAACTTAATCACAGTAATGCCTTTGAGTTACTGATTGCAACGATTCTCTCCGCTCAATGCACAGATAAGCGTGTCAATGAGATTACAGAAAACCTATTTCAAAAGTATAAGGCACCGAGTGATTACTTACACGTATCCGAGGAACAAATTGCCCAAGACATATATGGTCTAGGTTTATATAAGAATAAGAGTAAGGCGATTAAGAAAACAGCTGCGATTCTTGAAGAAGTTCATGGAGGACAAGTTCCTGGGAAACGTGAGGATTTAGAGCAGTTACCAGGTGTAGGTAGAAAGACTGCGAATGTAGTATTAAGTAATGCGTTTGGCGTACCAGCAATTGCAGTGGATACGCACGTGTTCCGTGTAGCGAATCGATTAGGTTTAGCGGCTAGCGAAGATGTGTTAGAGACGGAGAAACAACTAATGACCATCATTCCGAAGGAACAATGGTCACAGGCTCATCATCAAATCATTTTTCACGGGCGAAGAATATGTCTTGCACGAAATCCTAAATGTAGCGAATGCCAGTTGCAACATGTATGCAGGGAATTCGTATAA
- a CDS encoding glycosyltransferase family 4 protein produces the protein MKVLIASPYLAVMRGNSLTALRIQRSIQALQTSTDMNIDVIDYHTTESINEAYDFLHILNPVRFIQSPLLKQIQQLAIHYGVTFTGTDVNEHLDHHDSRVVDLLNKASFITVFHNQARDKVVNFSPEVANNVHVVPQGFYRLEEPYSVHGTIDTAKLLEQLQRDRQEGFRVAVLPAGIRKVKRVPWAIELVTRFNQRNQQKLKLYIVGPTIEQEEQAKIELQIHKSQDVTYLGELPQGIVLKIVEHADVLLNSSSSEGQSIAIIEAFHMRTPVVASKCPGNEQMIIHGKNGYLFLNESEFVESLQRIICDQSKTEELVDEAYRIAQMNYSAMHEAKQYLALYKADLCSSGALTQVNLSRTCSVEI, from the coding sequence ATGAAGGTTTTAATTGCAAGTCCTTATTTAGCTGTAATGAGAGGGAATAGCCTTACAGCTTTGAGGATTCAAAGATCCATCCAAGCACTACAAACCTCAACAGACATGAATATCGATGTAATCGATTACCATACGACAGAATCAATAAACGAAGCTTATGATTTTTTGCATATTTTAAATCCAGTACGCTTTATACAATCTCCTCTGTTGAAACAAATCCAACAACTTGCAATACATTATGGTGTTACGTTTACAGGTACGGATGTCAACGAACATCTAGACCATCATGATTCAAGGGTAGTTGATTTATTAAATAAGGCATCATTCATTACTGTTTTTCATAATCAAGCACGGGATAAGGTCGTAAACTTTTCCCCAGAAGTTGCTAATAATGTCCACGTTGTGCCCCAAGGTTTTTACCGGTTGGAGGAACCGTATTCGGTTCATGGTACAATCGACACTGCAAAGTTACTGGAACAGCTCCAAAGAGATAGGCAAGAGGGTTTTCGCGTAGCGGTACTCCCTGCAGGAATACGCAAAGTGAAACGAGTGCCCTGGGCCATTGAACTCGTTACACGTTTTAACCAACGGAATCAGCAAAAGCTGAAGTTATATATTGTTGGCCCGACGATTGAGCAAGAAGAACAGGCAAAGATTGAACTGCAAATACATAAGAGTCAAGATGTTACATATTTAGGCGAACTACCCCAAGGGATTGTATTGAAAATCGTTGAGCATGCAGATGTACTATTAAACTCCTCAAGTTCGGAAGGTCAGTCAATTGCCATTATTGAAGCGTTTCACATGCGTACACCTGTAGTCGCAAGTAAGTGCCCGGGAAATGAGCAAATGATTATCCATGGTAAAAATGGGTATCTCTTCTTGAATGAGAGTGAATTTGTGGAATCATTACAAAGAATTATCTGCGACCAATCAAAAACAGAGGAATTAGTGGATGAAGCTTACCGAATCGCACAGATGAACTATTCTGCCATGCATGAAGCGAAGCAATATCTTGCACTGTATAAAGCCGACTTGTGCTCAAGTGGAGCATTAACACAAGTTAATCTTAGTCGTACTTGTTCCGTTGAGATTTAA